From the Cohnella herbarum genome, one window contains:
- a CDS encoding GerAB/ArcD/ProY family transporter, translated as MKTLSLYNRTSTLGGIYFLLLVNRTQMHYFILIMPVYLVHSYMVWGIVVMGLLSQLNLMMLSKWFTSSYATKGYQGFVQLFGKRMVQIFAILGFLIILLKISIITLGYVEMLHSFIYPSMNKKWLVLMILLISLFVASHGMEKTLRFVVIAFLCGAWILIVFIPFFFPPIANYRDLYPFIPTEWSGQSWQGLLFIWSAFSGPVYLAFMVPWLSSNKKISKYLVIGNMLTIMEYSLLFIASVLFYGSNFLSKINFPVVYMGSYIQTSGLERIDYILISFHMFNYVFDISILLLCLYGAGRVFMRKMNERTTRIGLLSSWFVILISIIIMDQWLWETVPGQKMLLNIQIWLGAFIYLLVPTILFTVVKRKESM; from the coding sequence ATGAAGACTTTATCCTTATACAATCGAACTTCCACCCTTGGTGGCATCTATTTCCTTTTATTGGTTAATCGCACGCAAATGCATTATTTTATTTTAATCATGCCGGTTTATTTGGTTCATTCGTATATGGTTTGGGGAATTGTCGTCATGGGGCTGCTGTCCCAACTTAATTTGATGATGCTGTCCAAATGGTTTACTTCCAGTTATGCAACGAAAGGCTATCAAGGATTTGTACAGCTTTTCGGGAAACGGATGGTTCAAATTTTCGCAATACTTGGTTTTTTGATCATATTGTTAAAAATTTCAATCATCACACTGGGATACGTTGAAATGCTCCATAGTTTTATTTATCCATCAATGAATAAAAAGTGGCTGGTCCTAATGATTCTTTTGATCAGCTTATTTGTGGCTTCACATGGAATGGAGAAAACATTGCGTTTTGTTGTCATCGCCTTTCTTTGCGGGGCTTGGATCTTAATCGTGTTTATTCCTTTTTTCTTTCCGCCGATTGCAAATTACCGCGATTTGTATCCTTTCATACCCACCGAATGGTCAGGACAATCATGGCAGGGTTTGTTGTTTATTTGGTCGGCATTTTCCGGTCCAGTATATTTGGCCTTTATGGTTCCATGGTTAAGCTCCAATAAAAAAATATCGAAATATCTTGTCATTGGAAACATGCTGACGATCATGGAATATTCATTATTGTTCATTGCTTCAGTATTGTTTTACGGTTCGAACTTCTTAAGCAAGATCAATTTTCCGGTAGTATATATGGGAAGCTACATTCAAACGAGCGGTTTAGAACGAATCGATTACATCCTTATCTCTTTTCATATGTTTAATTATGTGTTTGACATTTCAATTCTTCTGTTGTGTCTTTATGGAGCCGGAAGAGTCTTTATGAGAAAAATGAACGAACGCACGACTCGGATCGGATTATTGTCGAGTTGGTTCGTCATTTTGATAAGCATCATCATAATGGATCAATGGTTATGGGAAACGGTTCCGGGTCAAAAGATGTTACTGAACATTCAAATCTGGCTCGGCGCATTCATTTATTTACTTGTTCCTACGATCCTTTTCACTGTGGTTAAACGAAAGGAGAGTATGTAG
- the hxlA gene encoding 3-hexulose-6-phosphate synthase encodes MKLQLALDLVNIQEAKEVVKEVQEYIDIVEIGTPVVINEGLLAVKEIKEAFPNLDVLADLKIMDAGAYEVMKASEAGADIITVLGATDDSTIRGAVEESRKHGKKILVDMINVKNLEERAREVDALGVDYICVHTGYDLQAEGENSFEQLRVIKNVVKNAKTAIAGGIKLATLPEVIEASPDLVIVGGGITGQADKRAAAAEIKRLISAR; translated from the coding sequence ATGAAACTTCAGCTTGCACTCGATCTGGTGAACATCCAGGAAGCCAAGGAAGTCGTCAAGGAAGTACAGGAATATATCGATATCGTCGAGATCGGCACTCCGGTCGTCATTAACGAAGGGCTTCTCGCCGTGAAGGAAATCAAGGAGGCGTTCCCGAATCTGGACGTGCTGGCCGATCTAAAAATCATGGACGCGGGCGCTTACGAGGTCATGAAGGCTTCCGAAGCCGGGGCCGACATCATCACGGTGCTGGGCGCGACCGACGATTCCACCATCCGCGGCGCGGTGGAGGAAAGCCGCAAGCACGGCAAGAAAATTCTGGTCGACATGATCAACGTGAAAAACCTGGAGGAACGCGCGCGCGAAGTCGATGCGCTCGGCGTTGATTACATCTGCGTGCATACCGGATATGATTTACAGGCGGAGGGCGAGAATTCCTTCGAACAGCTTCGCGTGATCAAAAACGTCGTGAAGAACGCCAAGACGGCGATTGCAGGCGGGATCAAGCTCGCCACGCTGCCGGAAGTCATCGAGGCGTCCCCGGATCTGGTCATCGTCGGCGGCGGCATTACGGGCCAGGCGGACAAGCGTGCCGCGGCGGCCGAAATTAAGCGGCTGATTTCGGCGCGTTAA
- a CDS encoding winged helix-turn-helix transcriptional regulator, which produces MSRNEDKVFNCEKELTLSIIGGKWKMIIMWHLGKEGTKRFSELKSLIPDITQRMLTTQLRELEDDGIVNRIVYPVVPPKVEYSLTPRGESLIPILDLMYEWGKDYIADMGEQVTIRGTER; this is translated from the coding sequence ATGAGCAGAAATGAAGACAAGGTATTCAATTGCGAGAAAGAACTGACGCTCTCCATTATCGGCGGCAAGTGGAAAATGATCATCATGTGGCACCTTGGAAAAGAGGGCACCAAACGGTTCAGCGAGCTTAAATCGCTGATTCCGGACATCACGCAGCGCATGCTGACGACGCAACTGCGGGAGCTGGAAGACGACGGCATCGTGAACCGAATAGTGTATCCCGTCGTGCCGCCTAAAGTGGAATACAGTCTGACGCCCCGCGGCGAGAGCCTGATTCCCATTCTGGATCTGATGTACGAGTGGGGAAAGGACTATATCGCGGATATGGGAGAGCAGGTAACGATTCGCGGCACCGAGAGGTGA
- a CDS encoding spore germination protein, with product MVEKYDPQIKNHQMSTWLDELKQKLNHMDDAEVVEHRMGTSASVHLVYIKTLIDQERLNEAIIQPLHRCADKSLSSCIANAKVSEIISIEDAEQKIMQGFILLNDSVNDQWLGVQLENPLGRAIQSSQTETVIYGAKDSFSEQIDKNITMLRRRLPITTLKTESFTVGSLSKTKVVLLYIDGLINPEFVSLARKKIESVDFDQFLDSAQLAAFMEDHHHTVFPQLLQTDRPDSCAYALGEGKLTLLVSNSPFALIAPITFFHLFQSPEDYFLRWPVASFLRLIRYGSFIVSLTMIPFYVALTTFHYQMVPLPILFVLLESRSKLPFTPFAEGFFMIVTLEIIKEASLRMPTKTSQTLGVIGGIVIGQAAVEAGFASKVLIVLMGISAIAFFLVPNYQMTKSMVLMQVFLLILASFLGLPGIVIGLIGILAHLHGLTSLGQPYLAPIAPFYGKDWIDLFIRGPLIWMKTRPGYLKPLRKWRQEMKK from the coding sequence ATGGTTGAAAAATACGACCCTCAAATAAAAAATCATCAAATGTCCACATGGCTTGATGAATTAAAACAGAAATTAAACCATATGGATGATGCCGAAGTCGTTGAACACAGAATGGGTACCAGTGCTTCAGTCCATCTTGTATACATAAAAACGTTAATAGATCAAGAGCGTTTAAACGAGGCGATTATTCAGCCACTTCATCGTTGTGCTGACAAGTCGCTTTCTTCATGCATAGCCAATGCTAAAGTTTCGGAAATTATATCGATCGAAGATGCTGAGCAAAAAATAATGCAAGGATTTATTCTTCTAAACGATTCAGTCAACGATCAATGGTTAGGCGTCCAACTGGAAAATCCTTTGGGTCGGGCAATTCAATCTTCCCAAACGGAAACTGTTATATATGGAGCGAAAGACAGTTTCAGCGAACAAATCGATAAAAACATTACAATGTTACGCAGGCGTTTGCCTATAACGACATTAAAAACGGAAAGCTTCACTGTCGGTTCACTGAGTAAAACGAAAGTTGTGTTACTGTACATAGACGGATTAATTAATCCGGAATTTGTTTCCCTTGCAAGAAAGAAAATTGAAAGTGTGGATTTCGATCAGTTTTTAGACTCCGCTCAGCTTGCAGCTTTTATGGAAGATCATCATCATACGGTCTTTCCACAGTTACTACAAACGGATCGGCCGGATTCCTGCGCCTACGCCTTAGGTGAGGGAAAGCTGACGCTATTGGTCTCCAATTCACCGTTTGCCTTAATTGCTCCCATTACTTTTTTTCATTTATTCCAATCGCCTGAAGACTACTTCCTTCGTTGGCCGGTAGCCAGTTTTTTACGTTTAATCCGGTACGGAAGTTTTATTGTTTCTTTGACGATGATTCCTTTTTATGTTGCATTAACGACATTTCATTACCAAATGGTTCCGCTGCCGATTCTCTTCGTATTATTGGAATCGAGAAGCAAATTGCCCTTTACTCCGTTTGCGGAAGGATTTTTCATGATCGTAACGCTGGAAATCATCAAAGAAGCAAGTTTGCGAATGCCGACCAAAACCAGTCAAACGTTAGGGGTTATCGGTGGTATCGTCATTGGACAAGCGGCTGTAGAAGCAGGCTTTGCAAGTAAAGTATTAATTGTTTTGATGGGTATATCCGCTATTGCTTTCTTTTTAGTTCCCAATTATCAAATGACAAAATCCATGGTTCTGATGCAAGTGTTTCTTCTTATCCTTGCATCGTTTCTTGGGTTGCCGGGAATCGTGATCGGGCTGATCGGGATTCTTGCACATCTCCATGGATTAACGTCATTAGGTCAACCTTATTTAGCGCCGATTGCTCCTTTTTATGGGAAGGATTGGATCGACCTCTTTATCCGCGGCCCATTAATTTGGATGAAAACGCGTCCGGGTTATCTAAAACCACTACGGAAATGGCGGCAGGAGATGAAGAAATGA
- a CDS encoding Ger(x)C family spore germination protein: MVPYKHYGLLAIVSLMWMAGCSSPYVENNMIEEIAPVVFWSVDKGTEGKLKISTLVPPLIKEKKRLLSKEVDLLKQGGKEFNLIYYRELKQGQLRMLLINEELAKKGGIEKLINTILVDPDISMRVYLLIVRGDFDEYIKNQLTKQENQDYFLYRMLKHYEEHNQGEMSIVNIHQFMKMFYSPLKDPILPVFHSDKNNFNYVGTAFFQKDKEVMVIQDVDDEIFQLLDNDHFLKVLAIPKLSISLGRIRSNVRMKLSRDYSSLSLHVGLNGRIEEYQGEKKIQSEEQLEHLIHEIEVYLEEQTSDLLNKMQQWKVDPLAVGTHSLKPFSKEITEEQWLKYWENIKIDVDYDIKIHP, encoded by the coding sequence ATGGTACCATACAAGCACTATGGTTTATTGGCGATTGTAAGCCTTATGTGGATGGCCGGTTGTTCTTCTCCATATGTCGAGAACAATATGATCGAAGAGATCGCTCCGGTAGTTTTTTGGTCGGTTGACAAGGGGACGGAAGGAAAGTTGAAAATCAGCACTTTAGTACCACCACTCATCAAAGAAAAAAAACGTCTTCTCTCCAAGGAAGTCGATCTGTTAAAGCAGGGAGGCAAGGAGTTTAATTTAATTTATTATCGGGAATTAAAGCAGGGGCAGCTGCGAATGTTATTAATCAATGAGGAGCTGGCAAAAAAAGGAGGCATTGAAAAGCTGATCAATACGATATTGGTTGATCCCGATATTTCAATGCGTGTCTATTTATTGATTGTCAGAGGCGATTTTGATGAATACATAAAAAATCAATTGACGAAGCAAGAAAACCAAGATTATTTTCTTTACCGGATGTTAAAGCATTACGAGGAGCATAACCAAGGTGAAATGAGCATCGTCAATATTCATCAATTTATGAAGATGTTCTATTCCCCTCTTAAGGATCCGATCCTACCGGTTTTTCATTCGGATAAGAACAATTTCAATTACGTAGGGACAGCCTTCTTCCAAAAAGATAAAGAAGTAATGGTCATTCAAGACGTGGACGATGAAATTTTTCAACTTCTGGATAACGATCATTTCTTAAAAGTCTTGGCCATTCCAAAGTTATCTATCAGTTTAGGACGTATTCGATCCAATGTTCGCATGAAACTATCGAGGGACTATTCATCCTTGTCTTTACACGTGGGATTGAACGGAAGAATTGAGGAATACCAGGGAGAAAAGAAAATTCAAAGTGAGGAACAATTGGAGCATTTAATTCATGAGATTGAGGTCTACCTTGAGGAACAAACGTCAGATTTATTAAATAAAATGCAACAGTGGAAAGTGGATCCCTTAGCGGTCGGAACACATTCGCTTAAGCCGTTTTCTAAAGAAATAACGGAAGAGCAATGGTTGAAATATTGGGAAAATATAAAAATTGATGTTGACTATGACATCAAAATACATCCTTAA